From Brassica oleracea var. oleracea cultivar TO1000 chromosome C3, BOL, whole genome shotgun sequence, a single genomic window includes:
- the LOC106331733 gene encoding cytochrome P450 704C1-like, with amino-acid sequence MEEILATIAIALAATIFIVLSFSIYLTIRIFTGKSIRNKAYSPVHATVFDLLFHSQELYDYQTELATKKPTFRFLSPGQSEIFTADARNVEHILKTRFDNYSKGHSSRENLADLLGRGIFAVDGDKWRQQRKLASFEFSTRVLRDFSCSVFRTNACKLVGFVSEFALSGKSFDAQDMLMRYTLESIFKVGFGVELKCLDGFSKEGEEFMEGFDEGNVATSLRFIDPLWKLKRFLNIGSQSRLKKSIDTIDKFVYRLITTKREELAKEQNTAVREDILARFLVESEKDPENMNDKYLRDIILNFMIAGKDTTAASLSWFLYMLCKNPLVQEKILQEIRDVTSSHERTTDVSGFVQSINEEALDQMQYLHAALSETLRLYPPVPVDMRCAENDDILADGHRVKRGDNVYYMAYAMGRMTYVWGQDAEEFKPERWLKDGKFQPESPFKFISFHAGPRICLGKDFAYRQMKIVSMALLHFFRFKMADEKSNVRYKRMLPLHIEGGLHLHAIPRTST; translated from the exons ATGGAGGAGATTTTAGCGACCATAGCCATCGCACTAGCAGCCACGATCTTCATCGTTCTGTCATTCTCAATCTACCTAACGATCAGAATCTTCACCGGAAAGTCTATACGCAACAAGGCCTACTCTCCAGTGCACGCCACGGTCTTTGACCTCTTATTCCACAGCCAAGAGTTATACGATTACCAGACGGAGCTCGCTACGAAGAAGCCAACCTTCAGGTTCTTGAGTCCCGGACAGAGCGAGATATTCACTGCAGATGCTCGCAACGTGGAGCATATTCTCAAGACAAGATTCGATAACTACAGCAAAGGACACAGCAGTCGTGAGAATCTTGCGGATCTTTTGGGACGTGGTATCTTCGCTGTTGATGGAGATAAATGGAGACAGCAGAGAAAGCTCGCGAGCTTTGAGTTCTCTACCAGAGTTTTGAGAGACTTTAGCTGCTCTGTTTTTAGGACAAATGCATGTAAACTTGTTGGTTTTGTCTCTGAATTTGCTCTCTCTGGAAAATCATTTGATGCTCAA GATATGTTGATGAGATATACACTGGAGTCTATCTTCAAAGTAGGGTTTGGTGTGGAGTTAAAATGTTTGGATGGGTTTAGCAAAGAAGGGGAAGAGTTCATGGAAGGTTTTGATGAAGGTAACGTTGCAACTAGTTTACGATTCATCGATCCTCTCTGGAAGCTGAAACGGTTTCTCAACATCGGATCACAATCAAGACTCAAGAAGAGTATTGATACTATAGACAAGTTTGTCTACAGACTCATTACCACTAAAAGAGAAGAGCTTGCCAAGGAACAAAACACT GCTGTTAGAGAGGATATACTAGCAAGATTTCTAGTGGAGAGTGAGAAAGATCCGGAGAACATGAATGATAAGTACTTGAGGGATATAATCTTGAACTTTATGATTGCTGGAAAGGATACAACCGCTGCGTCTCTCTCTTGGTTCTTGTACATGCTCTGCAAGAACCCACTTGTTCAGGAGAAAATCTTACAAGAGATCAGAGATGTGACATCAAGTCACGAGAGAACAACCGATGTAAGCGGTTTTGTTCAAAGTATAAATGAAGAGGCTCTTGATCAGATGCAGTATCTCCATGCAGCCTTGTCTGAGACCTTGAGGCTTTACCCTCCTGTGCCTGTG GACATGAGGTGTGCAGAGAATGATGACATACTCGCAGATGGACATAGAGTGAAGAGAGGGGATAATGTCTACTACATGGCCTATGCAATGGGAAGGATGACTTATGTATGGGGACAAGATGCTGAGGAGTTCAAGCCAGAGAGATGGCTTAAGGATGGCAAGTTCCAACCAGAATCACCCTTCAAATTCATAAGCTTTCAT GCTGGTCCAAGAATCTGTCTTGGCAAGGATTTCGCATACCGGCAAATGAAGATAGTATCAATGGCACTTCTTCACTTCTTTCGCTTCAAAATGGCTGATGAGAAGAGTAACGTGCGTTACAAGAGAATGCTTCCGCTTCATATTGAAGGAGGACTCCATCTCCATGCAATCCCAAGGACAAGCACTTGA